A stretch of Allostreptomyces psammosilenae DNA encodes these proteins:
- a CDS encoding FAD/NAD(P)-binding protein, with amino-acid sequence MAVDRSTPLVVCVVGAGPRGTSLLERLIANAPRALGDRPLVVHVVDPFPPGPGRTWREEQHPLLWMNSVAADISMFPEPAPALHGPVRPGPSLAHWVLENREELARDPLVGEEVRRFTEHSFASRPLAGRYLRWVFERVVAEAPPGVRIRVHRASAVDLGWTDGHPRRQVVRLDDGSEPLLADAVVLSQGYLDVPADREGDPLARFAAEHGLGHLPPAYTADAALDDIPAGEPVLVRGLGLAFVDLMVLLAEGRGGRYEREGDGTLRYRPSGREPILYVGSRRGVPYHAKLSYLLPGGPPPLPRYFTPEMFPPRDGGAPPDFRADVWPHILKELAGAHLYELFSSHPERTTVERERFLARYAELPWGSPELTSWIAEAVPDPADRFDPEALDRPLAGERFASAEELQERLREYVRGDLERRGDVRHSADAAVFAALLSVYGVLARLVQQGALPPSAVSSDVEGWFHGFFSYLASGPPPQRLEQLLALSRAGVVCFLGPEVRITGDGRLGVFQATAAGVPGAVRARWLVEARLPEPDAARTSDPLLRALRHRGELREQVIEAESGPERAGAPSRRGPSPTGRLLTDSAQRLLRADGTVQPGRYAIGHWVAGGAWSGGFPRPGVGVGFAAQNDALARTVLAEAAARTAVEPAVAAVEPGGEAVDGAVSRERERERERGEAELEPSRAPVA; translated from the coding sequence ATGGCCGTGGACCGTTCGACGCCGCTGGTGGTGTGCGTGGTGGGCGCCGGCCCGCGGGGCACCTCGTTGCTGGAGCGCCTGATCGCCAACGCTCCTCGGGCACTGGGCGACCGGCCGCTCGTGGTGCACGTGGTGGACCCGTTCCCGCCGGGCCCGGGCCGGACCTGGCGCGAGGAGCAGCATCCGCTGCTGTGGATGAACTCGGTGGCCGCCGACATCTCGATGTTCCCGGAGCCGGCTCCCGCGCTGCACGGCCCGGTCCGGCCGGGGCCCTCGCTGGCGCACTGGGTGCTGGAGAACCGGGAGGAGCTGGCGCGCGATCCGCTGGTGGGCGAGGAGGTCCGGCGTTTCACCGAGCACTCCTTCGCCTCCCGGCCGCTCGCCGGCCGCTATCTGCGCTGGGTGTTCGAGCGCGTGGTCGCCGAGGCCCCGCCGGGTGTGCGGATCCGGGTGCACCGCGCCTCGGCGGTGGACCTGGGCTGGACGGACGGCCACCCGCGGCGGCAGGTGGTGCGGCTGGACGACGGGAGCGAGCCGCTGCTGGCGGACGCCGTCGTGCTGTCGCAGGGCTACCTCGACGTGCCCGCGGACCGGGAGGGCGATCCGCTGGCGCGGTTCGCCGCGGAGCACGGTCTCGGCCACCTCCCGCCGGCCTACACCGCGGACGCCGCGCTGGACGACATCCCGGCCGGCGAGCCGGTGCTGGTGCGCGGCCTGGGGCTGGCCTTCGTCGACCTGATGGTGCTGCTCGCCGAGGGGCGCGGCGGCCGGTACGAACGGGAGGGCGACGGCACCCTGCGGTACCGCCCGTCGGGGCGGGAGCCGATCCTGTACGTCGGCTCCCGGCGCGGGGTGCCGTACCACGCCAAGCTCTCCTACCTGCTGCCCGGCGGCCCGCCGCCGCTGCCCCGCTACTTCACCCCGGAGATGTTCCCGCCGCGGGACGGCGGGGCGCCCCCGGACTTCCGCGCGGACGTGTGGCCGCACATCCTCAAGGAGCTGGCCGGGGCGCACCTGTACGAGCTGTTCTCCTCCCACCCGGAGCGAACCACGGTGGAGCGGGAACGCTTCCTCGCCCGGTACGCCGAACTGCCCTGGGGGAGCCCCGAGCTGACCTCCTGGATCGCCGAGGCGGTCCCGGATCCGGCCGACCGCTTCGACCCCGAGGCGCTGGACCGGCCGCTCGCCGGCGAACGCTTCGCCAGCGCCGAGGAGCTGCAGGAGCGTCTTCGGGAGTACGTGCGCGGGGACCTGGAACGCCGCGGCGACGTCCGGCACAGCGCCGACGCCGCCGTCTTCGCCGCGCTGCTGTCGGTGTACGGGGTGCTCGCGCGCCTGGTCCAGCAGGGCGCGCTGCCGCCGTCGGCGGTCAGCTCCGACGTGGAGGGCTGGTTCCACGGGTTCTTCAGCTACCTGGCCAGCGGCCCGCCGCCGCAGCGGCTGGAGCAGCTGCTGGCGCTCAGCCGGGCCGGCGTGGTGTGCTTCCTCGGGCCCGAGGTGCGGATCACCGGGGACGGCCGGCTCGGGGTGTTCCAGGCCACCGCGGCCGGCGTGCCGGGGGCGGTGCGGGCGCGCTGGCTGGTGGAGGCGCGCCTGCCGGAACCGGACGCCGCCCGGACCTCGGACCCGCTGCTGCGCGCGCTGCGGCACCGCGGCGAGCTGCGGGAGCAGGTCATCGAGGCGGAGAGCGGGCCGGAGCGGGCCGGAGCCCCGTCACGACGCGGCCCCTCGCCCACCGGCCGGCTGCTGACGGACTCCGCGCAGCGTCTGCTGCGCGCGGACGGCACCGTCCAGCCCGGCCGCTACGCGATCGGCCACTGGGTCGCCGGCGGCGCGTGGTCCGGGGGGTTCCCACGGCCCGGCGTGGGCGTGGGCTTCGCCGCGCAGAACGACGCCCTGGCCCGCACCGTGCTGGCGGAGGCCGCCGCGCGCACGGCCGTGGAGCCGGCGGTGGCCGCCGTCGAACCGGGCGGGGAGGCCGTGGACGGGGCAGTATCGCGGGAGCGGGAGCGGGAGCGGGAGCGGGGGGAGGCGGAGCTGGAGCCGTCCCGCGCGCCGGTGGCCTGA
- a CDS encoding NADPH-dependent FMN reductase, with protein sequence MSTPAIVVLSGNPRPASRTLSAALSLAAAVRSAALPAPAEGDEVATVDLAELADGLLTGSSERLEAALATVRSARVLVVATPVYKAAYTGLLKSFLDRLPTDGLAGVVAVPVTVSASAGHRFVADVHLRPVLLELGAVLPTASLSLTEADLADLGAVLDGWVERSGPVLGALLAGPAPRGTIRPATAATSA encoded by the coding sequence ATGTCCACGCCTGCCATCGTCGTCCTGAGTGGGAATCCCCGCCCCGCCTCCCGCACCCTCTCGGCCGCCCTCTCCCTCGCCGCCGCGGTCCGCTCCGCCGCGCTACCCGCTCCCGCCGAAGGTGACGAGGTCGCCACGGTGGACCTCGCCGAACTGGCCGACGGGCTGCTGACCGGCTCCTCGGAGCGTCTGGAGGCGGCGCTGGCGACGGTGCGCTCCGCGCGGGTGCTGGTGGTCGCCACCCCGGTCTACAAGGCGGCGTACACCGGGCTGCTCAAGTCCTTCCTGGACCGCCTCCCCACGGACGGCCTGGCCGGGGTGGTGGCGGTTCCGGTCACCGTCTCCGCCTCGGCCGGGCACCGGTTCGTCGCGGACGTGCACCTGCGGCCGGTCCTGCTGGAGTTGGGGGCGGTGCTGCCGACGGCGTCGCTGTCCCTGACGGAGGCCGACCTGGCGGACCTCGGGGCGGTGCTGGACGGCTGGGTGGAGCGCAGCGGCCCGGTGCTCGGCGCGCTGCTGGCCGGCCCGGCCCCGCGTGGCACCATCCGGCCCGCCACCGCCGCGACGAGCGCCTGA
- a CDS encoding NAD(P)/FAD-dependent oxidoreductase codes for MTADVAVVGAGVVGASVAYHLARQGAAVTLVDRAASPAAGVTGASFAWIGECGGDWPGGAEDLRGSVLADYGRLEAEVPGVAVRRTGSLAWTSTSVRLGEDAAGPGPGQHWVGRAEIAALEPNLRTPPERAVYTPTDAGVDPVRLTEALVRAAQALGARVVLDSAVTSLRVVGGRVTGVVTATGFRPASTVVLAAGTDVVALCEPLGLSVPVAASPALLIRAATPPGLVKTILAGPEFEAREVRDGQVLMAAHLDGRSDAALARFAEHAVERLRSAFHDAGPVQLLGHRVGRRPVPAGGPIIGHLTPDRSVYLAVTHSAVTLAPTVGRLVARELVTGEPADELSRCRPSGVHGR; via the coding sequence GTGACGGCAGACGTGGCCGTTGTCGGTGCGGGAGTCGTCGGGGCCTCGGTGGCCTACCACCTGGCACGGCAGGGCGCGGCCGTGACGCTGGTCGACCGCGCCGCGTCGCCCGCCGCGGGGGTGACCGGCGCCTCCTTCGCCTGGATCGGCGAGTGCGGTGGCGACTGGCCGGGCGGAGCCGAGGACCTGCGCGGATCCGTACTGGCGGACTACGGGCGGCTTGAGGCGGAGGTGCCCGGAGTGGCGGTGCGCCGGACCGGCTCGCTGGCCTGGACCTCCACCTCGGTCCGGCTCGGGGAGGACGCCGCCGGCCCGGGGCCGGGCCAGCACTGGGTCGGGCGCGCCGAGATCGCGGCGCTCGAACCGAACCTGCGGACGCCTCCCGAGCGGGCCGTGTACACCCCGACGGACGCGGGCGTGGATCCGGTGCGGCTGACCGAGGCGCTGGTGCGCGCGGCTCAGGCCTTGGGCGCGCGGGTGGTTCTCGACTCGGCGGTCACCTCCCTCCGGGTGGTCGGCGGACGCGTCACGGGGGTGGTGACCGCGACCGGATTCCGCCCCGCCTCGACGGTGGTGCTCGCCGCCGGCACCGACGTCGTGGCGCTGTGCGAGCCGCTCGGGCTCAGCGTGCCGGTCGCGGCGTCCCCGGCCCTGCTGATCCGTGCGGCGACCCCTCCGGGTCTGGTCAAAACCATCCTCGCCGGGCCCGAGTTCGAGGCCCGGGAGGTCCGCGACGGCCAGGTGCTGATGGCGGCGCATCTCGACGGACGCTCCGATGCGGCCCTCGCGCGGTTCGCCGAGCACGCCGTGGAGCGGCTGCGCTCGGCGTTCCACGACGCCGGCCCGGTCCAGTTGCTCGGACACCGTGTCGGGCGGCGCCCGGTGCCCGCCGGCGGGCCGATCATCGGACACCTCACGCCGGACCGGTCCGTCTACCTGGCCGTGACGCACTCGGCGGTGACCCTCGCTCCCACCGTGGGACGCCTGGTGGCGCGGGAACTCGTCACCGGAGAGCCCGCGGACGAACTGAGCCGCTGCCGGCCGAGCGGGGTCCACGGCCGGTGA
- a CDS encoding LLM class F420-dependent oxidoreductase — protein MRLGVHINRFNHPGGAAGIAPELAAAGAAAEAAGISWLSVMDHYFQMEFNGGAEEPMLEGYTTLGFLAAHTSTVRLGVLVTGVTYRHPGLLAKIATTLDVLSGGRATLGIGAAWYEREHRGLGVPFPPLSERYERLEETLRICLRMWDPQDNGPFEGRHYRLDETLCVPAPVSAPHPEIMIGGSGEKKTLRLVARYADACNLFASSPADVAHKLDVLRGHCESEGRDYAAIRKTAVYRGTDLWQGDVKAFVADMAAYAELGIETVMVGPPDGEAARWIERVAPAVQPLAELG, from the coding sequence ATGCGGCTTGGCGTGCACATCAACCGGTTCAACCACCCTGGAGGCGCGGCGGGAATCGCGCCCGAACTGGCCGCGGCCGGCGCCGCCGCCGAGGCGGCGGGGATCAGCTGGTTGTCGGTGATGGACCACTACTTCCAGATGGAGTTCAACGGCGGCGCCGAGGAGCCGATGCTGGAGGGCTACACGACCCTGGGTTTCCTGGCGGCCCACACCTCCACGGTCCGACTCGGCGTCCTCGTCACCGGGGTGACGTACCGGCACCCCGGCCTGCTGGCGAAGATCGCCACCACGCTGGACGTCCTGTCCGGTGGCAGGGCCACGCTGGGCATCGGGGCGGCCTGGTACGAGCGGGAACACCGCGGCCTGGGGGTGCCGTTCCCCCCGCTGAGCGAGCGCTACGAGCGGTTGGAGGAGACCCTGCGCATCTGCCTGCGGATGTGGGACCCGCAGGACAACGGCCCCTTCGAGGGCCGGCACTACCGGCTCGACGAGACCCTGTGCGTCCCGGCGCCGGTCAGTGCCCCGCACCCGGAGATCATGATCGGGGGAAGCGGGGAGAAGAAGACCCTCCGGCTGGTCGCCCGCTACGCGGACGCCTGCAACCTCTTCGCCTCCTCACCCGCCGACGTCGCGCACAAGCTGGACGTGCTGCGCGGCCACTGTGAATCCGAGGGGCGAGACTACGCGGCGATCCGCAAGACGGCCGTGTACCGCGGCACCGACCTGTGGCAGGGGGACGTCAAGGCGTTCGTCGCGGACATGGCCGCTTACGCCGAGCTCGGCATCGAGACCGTCATGGTGGGGCCGCCGGACGGCGAGGCGGCCCGGTGGATCGAGCGCGTCGCCCCCGCCGTCCAGCCCCTGGCGGAACTGGGCTGA
- a CDS encoding aldo/keto reductase, with product MASTTFRIGGDLPVGRLGFGAMHLPTEPAADREASLAVARRAVELGVTLVDTAHLYGGGANEELLAEALHPYPDGLLITTKVGVARSGPSGEWRLDGRPAVLRSQVDQALRRLRVDRIELLQLHRIDPETPLADQLGTLRDLQAEGKVGRIGLSEVTVGELDQARRIVDVASVQNRYNLLDREHEPVLAACEAAGIAFLPWRPVAWGASGERAEIAAVAAELGATPTQVALAWLLGHSPVILPIPGTARIDHLEENLAATHLRLPPAHRDRLDRLAQPAPA from the coding sequence ATGGCATCGACCACGTTTCGCATCGGCGGGGACCTACCGGTAGGGCGGCTGGGCTTCGGAGCCATGCACCTGCCGACCGAGCCGGCCGCCGACCGCGAGGCCTCCCTCGCGGTCGCGCGGCGGGCCGTCGAACTCGGTGTCACGCTGGTCGACACCGCGCACCTGTACGGCGGGGGAGCCAACGAGGAACTCCTGGCCGAGGCCCTGCACCCCTACCCGGACGGGCTGCTGATCACCACCAAGGTGGGCGTCGCCCGGTCCGGCCCCTCGGGGGAGTGGCGGCTCGACGGCCGTCCGGCCGTCCTGCGCTCCCAGGTCGACCAGGCCCTCCGCCGGCTTCGCGTCGACCGGATCGAACTGCTCCAACTGCACCGCATCGACCCCGAGACGCCGCTCGCCGACCAACTCGGCACGCTCCGGGACCTCCAGGCCGAGGGCAAGGTCGGTCGGATCGGGCTGTCCGAGGTGACCGTCGGCGAACTCGACCAGGCGCGGCGGATCGTCGACGTCGCCAGCGTGCAGAACCGTTACAACCTGCTCGACCGCGAGCACGAGCCCGTGCTCGCGGCCTGCGAGGCGGCGGGCATCGCGTTCCTGCCGTGGCGCCCCGTCGCGTGGGGGGCGTCGGGCGAGAGGGCCGAGATCGCCGCCGTGGCCGCCGAACTCGGCGCCACCCCCACGCAGGTCGCGCTGGCCTGGCTCCTCGGGCACTCGCCGGTCATCCTGCCCATCCCGGGCACCGCGCGGATCGACCACCTGGAGGAGAACCTCGCCGCGACGCACCTCCGGCTGCCCCCGGCCCACCGCGACCGCCTCGACCGGCTGGCCCAGCCTGCGCCGGCATAG
- a CDS encoding GNAT family N-acetyltransferase — protein MFAMSLGEDGAQLRPLEPWRAAEFLAHMDRGREFIGRFIALPDVVTDLESSRSYLRSYADKAAADTGGIYGIWAEDTLVGGVLFRTMDVAQGTAEVGCWLEPSAVGRGLVTRAARAIVDWAVEERHIHRVEWQVAAANEASIAVARRLGMTKEGVLRQSYLYRGERHDIEVWSVLAPEWRAARRAR, from the coding sequence ATGTTCGCGATGTCCCTGGGCGAGGACGGGGCGCAGCTGCGCCCACTGGAGCCGTGGCGGGCCGCCGAGTTCCTGGCCCACATGGACCGGGGGCGGGAGTTCATCGGCCGGTTCATCGCACTGCCGGACGTCGTCACCGACCTGGAGTCCAGCCGCTCGTACCTGCGGTCCTACGCGGACAAGGCCGCGGCCGACACCGGTGGGATCTACGGCATCTGGGCGGAGGACACGCTGGTCGGCGGGGTCCTCTTCCGGACGATGGACGTCGCGCAGGGCACCGCCGAGGTGGGCTGCTGGCTGGAACCGTCGGCGGTCGGCAGGGGCCTGGTGACCAGGGCCGCGCGTGCGATCGTGGACTGGGCCGTCGAGGAGCGGCACATCCACCGGGTGGAGTGGCAGGTCGCCGCGGCGAACGAGGCCAGCATCGCCGTGGCCCGCCGGCTCGGCATGACGAAGGAGGGCGTGCTGCGGCAGAGCTACCTGTACCGGGGGGAGCGGCACGACATCGAGGTCTGGTCGGTGCTCGCGCCCGAGTGGCGGGCCGCCCGGCGGGCGCGGTAG
- a CDS encoding pyridoxal-phosphate dependent enzyme: protein MPADEQGDTERPGGGPDAAPSPPHARRHRWAGRAVELLRAEAAAVGPTPLLRYPLPSAWGPRLYLKDESAQPTGSLKHRLVRAMFLHALADGRITEGTPVVVATGGAVAVAGAAIAGRLGVPFHAVVPRAAAPALTARIEPLGAQVTVGDPPAAVHAEAARLAERLGGHFMDHFADAERAVTGCGEPTIAEETFQQLAGEDHPLPHWIVTGAGTGATAAAFGRHLRRHGLPTGLAVVDPENSAYFPGWAAGVPDYATGVPSRIAGIGRPRMEPGFVPSLVDLMVPVPDAASIAAMRHLRAATGRSLGGSSGTTLWGACHLLARMLAEGTRGSVVIIAGDHAEPYRHTYDDDAWLRQQGLDPTPHAQVLERFFATGEWSPG, encoded by the coding sequence GTGCCAGCCGACGAGCAGGGGGATACCGAGCGCCCGGGCGGCGGGCCCGACGCCGCGCCGTCCCCGCCGCACGCGCGCCGGCACCGCTGGGCCGGCCGGGCCGTGGAACTGCTGCGCGCGGAGGCGGCGGCCGTCGGCCCCACCCCGCTGCTCCGCTACCCACTGCCGTCCGCGTGGGGTCCGCGCCTGTACCTTAAGGACGAGTCCGCCCAGCCCACCGGCAGCCTGAAGCACCGGCTGGTGCGGGCGATGTTCCTGCACGCCCTGGCGGACGGCAGGATCACCGAGGGCACCCCGGTCGTGGTGGCCACCGGCGGAGCGGTCGCCGTCGCGGGAGCCGCCATCGCCGGGCGGCTCGGCGTGCCCTTCCACGCGGTCGTCCCGCGGGCCGCCGCCCCGGCGCTCACCGCCCGGATCGAGCCGCTCGGCGCACAGGTCACCGTCGGGGACCCGCCCGCCGCCGTGCACGCCGAGGCCGCCCGCCTCGCCGAACGCCTCGGCGGGCACTTCATGGACCACTTCGCCGACGCCGAGCGCGCCGTGACCGGCTGCGGGGAACCGACCATCGCCGAGGAGACCTTCCAGCAACTGGCCGGCGAGGACCACCCGCTGCCGCACTGGATCGTCACCGGCGCGGGCACCGGAGCCACCGCCGCCGCCTTCGGCCGGCACCTGCGCCGCCACGGGCTCCCGACCGGCCTCGCGGTGGTCGATCCGGAGAACTCCGCCTACTTCCCCGGCTGGGCCGCCGGCGTACCCGACTACGCCACCGGCGTGCCCTCCCGCATCGCCGGCATCGGCCGGCCGCGGATGGAGCCCGGCTTCGTGCCCTCCCTGGTCGACCTGATGGTTCCGGTGCCCGACGCCGCCAGCATCGCGGCCATGCGCCACCTGCGGGCGGCCACCGGCCGGTCGCTCGGCGGCTCCTCCGGGACCACCCTGTGGGGCGCCTGCCACCTGCTCGCCCGGATGCTGGCCGAGGGCACCCGGGGCAGCGTCGTGATCATCGCCGGCGACCACGCCGAGCCCTACCGGCACACCTACGACGACGACGCCTGGCTGCGCCAGCAGGGACTGGACCCGACCCCGCACGCCCAGGTGCTGGAACGCTTCTTCGCCACGGGCGAGTGGTCGCCGGGCTGA
- a CDS encoding DMT family transporter — protein sequence MGWLLLAGAIVAEVTATVSLKLSDGFSRLAPSVVVVIGYILAFALLSQALARGLPLGVAYGVWAAVGVALVALVSAVFLGESLTWVQIGGIVLVIGGVLALEAGGRH from the coding sequence ATGGGATGGCTGCTGCTGGCCGGGGCGATCGTCGCCGAGGTGACGGCGACGGTGTCGTTGAAACTCTCGGACGGCTTCAGTCGGCTGGCACCCTCCGTGGTCGTCGTCATCGGGTACATCCTGGCCTTCGCCCTGCTCTCGCAGGCGCTCGCCCGGGGGCTGCCGCTGGGGGTGGCCTACGGGGTGTGGGCCGCGGTGGGCGTGGCCCTGGTGGCCCTGGTCTCCGCCGTCTTCCTCGGTGAGTCGCTGACCTGGGTGCAGATCGGCGGGATAGTGCTGGTCATCGGCGGCGTCCTGGCGCTGGAGGCCGGCGGCCGGCACTGA
- a CDS encoding PP2C family protein-serine/threonine phosphatase — protein sequence MIDQSLPLMEAGALLAAAERAAPESVVDVLADDLASRIGARRTLLLLLDHDGDVLVPVVHRSRPGPGPTLGAERTRAIPVPGTPYGEVLRAQRPLTRASAAGCRVLAPVTVRGECVGVLEVETPPDPGAEAVANVATCAHILAYLVLTAHRITDAYELDQRTKPLTLAAEIQRRLLPDSYGSATSRFTLAGLLEPADDNGGDTFDHSIVHGVLHLSMTDAMGHDLDAAMLATLTVGALRNSRRRGDDILAQAQAADEAIALYGRSRFVTGQLYRCRLDSGEVEVVNAGHPPPLLMRDGRVSELPLLADPPFGALAGIRYRPQRLGLRPGDRLVLATDGMLEREAAAADLPRLVAGTRELAPREAVRRWTREVSRACGGRPRDDATVLCLDWHGTPHTPTP from the coding sequence ATGATCGACCAGTCGCTGCCGCTGATGGAGGCCGGGGCCCTGCTCGCCGCCGCCGAGCGTGCCGCTCCGGAGAGCGTCGTGGACGTGCTGGCCGACGACCTGGCGAGCCGCATCGGTGCTCGCCGCACCCTCCTGCTGCTCCTCGACCACGACGGCGACGTCCTGGTGCCCGTGGTCCACCGCTCGCGCCCGGGACCGGGGCCCACGCTCGGCGCGGAGCGCACCCGTGCCATCCCGGTCCCCGGGACGCCGTACGGGGAGGTGCTGCGTGCCCAGCGGCCGCTCACCCGGGCCTCCGCGGCCGGCTGCCGGGTGCTGGCCCCGGTGACGGTGCGCGGGGAGTGCGTCGGGGTCCTGGAGGTGGAGACGCCGCCGGACCCGGGGGCCGAGGCGGTGGCCAACGTGGCCACCTGCGCGCACATCCTCGCCTACCTGGTGCTCACCGCGCACCGGATCACCGACGCCTACGAGCTCGACCAGCGCACCAAGCCGCTGACCCTGGCCGCGGAGATCCAGCGGCGCCTGCTGCCGGACTCCTACGGTTCCGCCACCTCCCGCTTCACCCTGGCCGGGCTGCTGGAGCCGGCCGACGACAACGGCGGCGACACCTTCGACCACAGCATCGTGCACGGCGTGCTGCACCTGTCGATGACCGACGCGATGGGGCACGACCTGGACGCGGCGATGCTCGCCACCCTGACGGTGGGGGCGCTGCGCAACAGCAGGCGCCGCGGCGACGACATCCTCGCCCAGGCCCAGGCGGCGGACGAGGCCATCGCGCTGTACGGCAGGAGCAGGTTCGTCACCGGGCAGCTGTACCGCTGCCGGCTGGACTCCGGGGAGGTGGAGGTGGTCAACGCCGGGCATCCGCCGCCGCTGCTGATGCGGGACGGGCGGGTGAGCGAGCTGCCGCTGCTCGCCGACCCGCCGTTCGGCGCGCTGGCGGGCATCCGGTACCGGCCGCAGCGGCTCGGCCTGCGTCCCGGCGACCGCCTGGTGCTGGCGACCGACGGCATGCTGGAGCGGGAGGCCGCGGCGGCGGACCTGCCCCGGTTGGTCGCCGGCACCCGGGAGCTGGCCCCGCGCGAGGCGGTGCGCCGGTGGACCCGCGAGGTCAGCCGCGCCTGCGGCGGCCGGCCGCGCGACGACGCCACCGTGCTCTGCCTGGACTGGCACGGCACGCCGCACACCCCGACGCCCTGA
- a CDS encoding SAM-dependent methyltransferase encodes MPLVELRTEIGHPARMYDYYLGGKDNFPADRELAEQALAVEPRTRLIAQVNRAFLQRAVRAMAASGIRQFLDIGTGIPTAGNTHEVAQEVAPDARVVYVDNDPIVLVHARALMSSTQEGRTTVIQEDLRSPEAIVNSAEVRELIDFDQPLGLILVAVLHFITDADGPHEIVERLKEALPSGSQMALSHLTADFAPPGHAERAVAPYQRATAPLIPRSRPAVERFFTGLELQEPGLVVAPLWRPDGELPPDAEILGIYAGLGVKP; translated from the coding sequence CTGCCCCTGGTCGAACTGCGCACCGAGATCGGCCACCCGGCCCGGATGTACGACTACTACCTCGGGGGCAAGGACAACTTCCCCGCCGACCGGGAACTCGCCGAGCAGGCCCTGGCCGTCGAGCCGCGCACCCGCCTGATCGCCCAGGTGAACCGGGCGTTCCTGCAGCGGGCCGTGCGCGCCATGGCCGCGTCCGGAATCCGGCAGTTCCTCGACATCGGCACGGGCATCCCCACCGCCGGCAACACCCACGAGGTCGCCCAGGAAGTGGCCCCGGACGCACGGGTGGTCTACGTCGACAACGACCCGATCGTGCTGGTGCACGCCCGGGCGCTGATGTCCTCCACGCAGGAGGGCCGCACCACGGTGATCCAGGAGGACCTGCGCTCCCCGGAGGCGATCGTCAACTCCGCCGAGGTGCGGGAGCTGATCGACTTCGACCAGCCGCTGGGGCTCATCCTGGTCGCCGTGCTGCACTTCATCACCGACGCCGACGGCCCGCACGAGATCGTGGAGCGGCTCAAGGAGGCGCTGCCCTCCGGAAGCCAGATGGCGCTCAGCCACCTCACGGCCGACTTCGCGCCTCCCGGCCACGCCGAGCGCGCGGTCGCCCCGTACCAGCGGGCGACCGCACCGCTCATCCCCCGCTCCCGCCCGGCGGTGGAGAGGTTCTTCACCGGGCTGGAGCTGCAGGAGCCGGGGCTGGTCGTCGCGCCGCTGTGGCGCCCGGACGGCGAACTGCCGCCGGACGCCGAGATCCTCGGCATCTACGCCGGCCTGGGCGTCAAGCCCTGA
- a CDS encoding cellulose-binding domain-containing protein, whose amino-acid sequence MPVSSSPRGDRRRALAALLAGVLAALAAVAVTALPQRPARADVSAAAVCDVTYRANQWTGGYTAEITVTNLGAALNGWQLRWTYPAGQRVTSAWNAQVTQDGTRVTAVSAAHNASLATGASASFGLQGTWTTANPAPTDFALNGTPCGDQPTPDPTTPDPDPTTPDPDPTTPAPDPGCGTATVCSGFEDQTGTTPSGAWQVGAPNCQGTGTAAIDTSVAHSGGRSLRINGAAGYCNHVFVGTTANVSAIGPVVYGRFYVRHTTALPAAHVTMVTMADANDGGRELRIGGQNGALQWNRERDDATLPEQSPTGVGLSAPLPVGEWVCVRFEVDTTRHAMRTWLGDTEIAGLRVDGTPTQDVDGQWLRGATQPPRPSSLRLGWESYGDGADTLWYDDVALGSAPIGC is encoded by the coding sequence ATGCCCGTTTCCTCCTCCCCGCGGGGAGACCGCCGGCGAGCGCTGGCCGCGCTGCTGGCCGGCGTGCTCGCCGCGCTGGCGGCGGTGGCCGTCACCGCCCTGCCGCAGCGCCCGGCCCGCGCCGACGTCTCCGCCGCCGCGGTGTGCGACGTGACCTACCGGGCGAACCAGTGGACCGGTGGCTACACGGCCGAGATCACCGTCACCAACCTCGGCGCGGCGCTGAACGGATGGCAGCTGCGCTGGACGTACCCGGCCGGCCAGCGGGTCACCTCCGCCTGGAACGCCCAGGTGACGCAGGACGGCACCCGGGTCACCGCGGTCAGCGCCGCCCACAACGCGTCGCTGGCCACCGGCGCCTCGGCCAGCTTCGGCCTCCAGGGGACGTGGACCACGGCCAACCCCGCGCCGACCGACTTCGCCCTGAACGGCACCCCCTGCGGTGACCAGCCCACCCCGGACCCGACCACCCCGGACCCGGACCCCACCACGCCCGACCCGGATCCGACGACCCCGGCACCCGACCCGGGCTGCGGCACCGCCACCGTCTGCTCCGGCTTCGAGGACCAGACCGGCACCACCCCCTCCGGCGCCTGGCAGGTGGGCGCGCCCAACTGCCAGGGCACCGGAACGGCGGCCATCGACACCAGCGTCGCGCACAGCGGCGGCCGCTCGCTGCGAATCAACGGCGCCGCCGGCTACTGCAACCACGTCTTCGTGGGCACCACCGCCAACGTCTCCGCCATCGGCCCGGTGGTGTACGGCCGCTTCTACGTGCGGCACACCACGGCGCTGCCGGCCGCGCACGTGACCATGGTGACCATGGCCGACGCCAACGACGGCGGCCGGGAACTGCGGATCGGCGGCCAGAACGGCGCCCTGCAGTGGAACCGGGAACGCGACGACGCCACCCTGCCCGAGCAGAGCCCGACCGGCGTCGGCCTGAGCGCCCCGCTGCCGGTGGGCGAGTGGGTCTGCGTGCGCTTCGAAGTGGACACCACCCGGCACGCCATGCGCACCTGGCTGGGCGACACCGAGATCGCCGGCCTGCGGGTGGACGGCACGCCGACCCAGGACGTGGACGGCCAGTGGCTGCGCGGGGCGACCCAGCCGCCCAGGCCCAGCTCGCTGCGGCTGGGCTGGGAGAGCTACGGCGACGGCGCCGACACCCTGTGGTACGACGACGTGGCCCTCGGGTCCGCGCCGATCGGCTGCTGA